One window of Marmota flaviventris isolate mMarFla1 chromosome 5, mMarFla1.hap1, whole genome shotgun sequence genomic DNA carries:
- the Slc6a19 gene encoding sodium-dependent neutral amino acid transporter B(0)AT1 encodes MVRLVLPNPGLEDRIPSLDELESIEKKEASSRPQWDNKTQYMLTCVGFCVGLGNVWRFPYLCQSHGGGAFMIPFLILLVVEGMPLLYLEFAIGQRLRKGSVGVWSSIHPALKGVGIASMFVSFMVGLYYNTIIALVMWYFFNSFQEPLPWSDCPLNGNGTGYVEECAKSSSVDYFWYRETLNISTSISDSGSIQWWVLLSLTCAWSVLYVCTIRGIETTGKAVYITSTLPYIVLTIFLIRGLTLKGATNGIVFLFTPNVTELANPTTWLDAGAQVFYSFSLAFGGLISFSSYNSVHNNCEMDSVIVSIINGFTSVYAATVVYSIIGFRATERYDDCFSTNILTLINGFDLPEGNVTQENFADMQRWCNATDPVAYAQLSFQNCDMNSFLSEGVEGTGLAFIVFTEAITRMPVSPLWSVLFFLMLFCLGLSSMFGNMEGVVVPLQDLRLIPKKWPKELLTGVICLGMYLIAFVFTLNSGQYWLSLMDSYAGSIPLLIIAFCEMFAVVYVYGVDRFNRDIEFMIGHKPNIFWQLMWRVVSPIIMLVIFFFYFVIQVNKELTYNVWDPSYDKFPQSQKVAYPGWVYAVVAIVAGVPCLTIPCIAFYKIVRNHWRRPGDQQGLVSTLSTASVNGELKS; translated from the exons ATGGTGAGGCTCGTGCTGCCCAACCCGGGCCTGGAGGACCGGATCCCTTCCCTGGATGAGCTGGAGAGCATCGAGAAGAAGGAGGCCAGCTCCCGGCCCCAGTGGGACAACAAGACCCAGTACATGCTCACCTGTGTGGGCTTCTGCGTGGGCCTCGGCAACGTGTGGCGCTTCCCCTACCTGTGCCAGAGCCACGGAGGAG GAGCCTTCATGATCCCGTTCCTCATCCTGCTGGTGGTGGAGGGCATGCCCCTGCTCTACCTGGAGTTCGCCATCGGTCAGCGGCTGCGGAAGGGCAGTGTGGGCGTGTGGAGCTCCATCCACCCGGCCCTCAAGGGCGTCG GCATCGCCTCCATGTTTGTGTCCTTCATGGTGGGTCTGTACTACAACACCATCATCGCCCTGGTCATGTGGTACTTCTTCAACTCCTTCCAGGAGCCCCTGCCGTGGAGCGACTGCCCGCTCAACGGGAACGGCACAG GCTACGTGGAGGAGTGTGCCAAGAGCTCCTCCGTGGACTACTTCTGGTACCGAGAGACCCTCAACATCTCCACCTCCATCAGCGACTCGGGCTCCATCCAGTGGTGGGTCCTGCTCTCCCTGACCTGTGCCTGGAGCGTGCTGTACGTGTGCACCATCCGTGGCATTGAGACCACCGGGAAG GCTGTCTACATCACCTCCACGCTGCCCTACATTGTGCTGACCATCTTCCTCATCCGCGGCCTGACGCTGAAGGGTGCCACCAACGGCATCGTCTTCCTGTTCACGCCCAAC GTCACGGAGCTGGCCAACCCCACCACCTGGCTGGACGCGGGCGCCCAGGTGTTCTACTCCTTCTCGCTGGCCTTTGGAGGTCTCATCTCCTTCTCCAGCTACAACTCTGTGCA CAACAACTGTGAGATGGACTCTGTGATCGTGTCCATCATCAACGGCTTCACGTCCGTGTACGCGGCCACCGTGGTCTACTCCATCATCGGCTTCCGCGCCACCGAGCGCTACGACGACTGCTTCAGCAC GAACATCCTGACCCTCATCAACGGGTTCGACCTGCCCGAGGGCAACGTGACCCAGGAGAACTTCGCAGACATGCAGCGCTGGTGCAACGCCACGGACCCCGTCGCCTACGCGCAGCTGAGCTTCCAGAACTGCGACATGAACTCCTTCCTCTCCGAG GGTGTGGAGGGCACGGGCCTGGCCTTCATCGTCTTCACCGAGGCCATCACCAGGATGCCAGTGTCCCCGCTGTGGTCGGTGCTCTTCTTCCTCATGCTCTTCTGCCTGGGCCTCTCCTCCATGTTCGGGAACATGGAGGGTGTGGTTGTGCCCCTGCAGGACCTCAGGCTTATCCCCAAAAAGTGGCCCAAGGAGCTGCTCACAG GCGTCATCTGCTTGGGCATGTACCTCATCGCCTTCGTCTTCACGCTGAACTCCGGCCAGTACTGGCTGTCCCTGATGGACAGCTACGCTGGCTCCATTCCCCTGCTGATCATCGCCTTCTGTGAGATGTTTGCTGTTGTCTACGTGTACGGCGTGGACAG GTTCAACCGGGACATCGAATTCATGATTGGCCACAAGCCCAACATCTTCTGGCAGCTCATGTGGAGAGTGGTCAGCCCCATAATCATGTTGGTCATCTTCTTCTTCTACTTCGTGATCCAGGTCAACAAAGAGCTCACGTACAACGTCTGGGACCCTAGCTAC GACAAGTTTCCCCAGTCCCAGAAGGTGGCCTACCCAGGCTGGGTGTACGCCGTGGTGGCCATTGTGGCTGGAGTGCCGTGCCTCACCATTCCCTGCATTGCCTTCTACAAGATCGTCAGAAACCATTGGCGGAGGCCAGGTGACCAGCAAGGGCTGGTCAGCACACTGTCCACAGCCTCTGTGAACGGAGAACTCAAGTCCTGA